In Oscillospiraceae bacterium, the genomic window TCGGGGCGGCAAGGGCGGCCATCTTCGCGGCCTTGTCCAGCCCCAGGCGCACCCCGCGCCCACACTGGTACTCAAAGGCGTTCAGGCCCATCTTTGCGGTGTACTCCGGCACCTCCAGGCTGGTCTTGTACCCCTGGGCGGCAAAGCTGTCGCTGGTGCCGGCCGTGCCGAACCGGATTTTCCAATCGTCGCTCACAGGGTCTTCCCTCCCCGGTCGTAATATTCCTGCCAGTGTTTTTTCTCCCACTTGCGCTTGAGGATGACCTGCGCGCCCAGGTCCGGGCCGCGGGGGATCACCATCAGGCCGGGGATGCCGTACAGGGCGGCAGCCATCCGGTCGGCATAGAGCTGGTCGCCCACCATGGCCATCTGGCTGTGCTTCACGCCCATGCGGTGCTGTGCCGCCATCAGCGCAAAGGGCAGGGGCTTGGCCGAGCGGTACAGATAGGCAAGGCCCAGCTTCTGCGCAAAGGGACGCACCCGCTTTTCGGCCCCGTTGGACACGATGGTCAGCCGGACCCCGGCTTTGCGCATGGTGTCCAGCCACCCGGCCACCTCGTCCGGCAGCTCCTGGCTGCGGTCGGCGGTGAGGGTGTTGTCGATGTCCAGCACCAGTGCCCGGATGCCCTTTTGTGCCAGCCATTCCGGCGTGATGTGGGTCACGTCCTTGAAAACGTATTCGGGGGTGATGAGCATAGTAGTTCTCCCTGAAATGAAAATAGGAGAGCCTGCAGAACAGGCTCTCCTACATCGGCGTTAGCAACGCGTTTGAAATCAAAAGCAACGTGCGATTTCAAGCAGTTAATTACTTGAACTTGCGCTTGCGGGCTGCTTCGGACTTCTTCTTGCGCTTAACAGACGGCTTCTCGTAAGCCTCGCGCTTACGGACCTCTGCGAGCACACCGCTGCGGGCAGTGCTGCGCTTGAAGCGACGCAGTGCGCTCTCCAGCGACTCGCCCTCTTTAACACGAATTTCCGACATCTTATTCCCTCCCTTGGACCGTGAG contains:
- a CDS encoding YqeG family HAD IIIA-type phosphatase, which gives rise to MLITPEYVFKDVTHITPEWLAQKGIRALVLDIDNTLTADRSQELPDEVAGWLDTMRKAGVRLTIVSNGAEKRVRPFAQKLGLAYLYRSAKPLPFALMAAQHRMGVKHSQMAMVGDQLYADRMAAALYGIPGLMVIPRGPDLGAQVILKRKWEKKHWQEYYDRGGKTL
- the rpsU gene encoding 30S ribosomal protein S21, encoding MSEIRVKEGESLESALRRFKRSTARSGVLAEVRKREAYEKPSVKRKKKSEAARKRKFK